The following are encoded in a window of Lentisphaera araneosa HTCC2155 genomic DNA:
- a CDS encoding SDR family oxidoreductase gives MDLNLTDKVVIVTGGAKGIGAAISQSFAAEGAKLVIASRPSAMASEFVEKLKDISEVLYIEGDLTSPGICQKIISQTVETFGQIDVLVNNAGVNDGCNIDDSLDKFKQSLNTNLIQVFELVHYAFPHLEKSRGNIVNIGSKVAETGQGNATGYAAAKGAVNALTREWALEFRMKGIRVNSIIPAECMTPLYRSCLDRLPNPEEEERRITSMIPLGERMTTAEELADLTVFIASSRSSHTTGQIIYADGGYTHLDRKCTVKD, from the coding sequence TTGGATCTTAATTTAACAGATAAAGTGGTTATAGTTACTGGTGGTGCTAAAGGGATTGGCGCGGCTATTTCACAATCTTTTGCAGCTGAAGGTGCTAAGCTAGTTATCGCCAGTCGTCCTTCTGCAATGGCATCGGAGTTCGTGGAAAAATTAAAAGATATAAGTGAAGTTCTTTATATAGAGGGCGATCTTACCAGTCCAGGAATATGCCAAAAGATTATTAGCCAGACAGTTGAGACCTTTGGTCAAATTGACGTTCTTGTTAACAATGCGGGCGTTAATGATGGCTGTAATATCGATGACTCATTAGACAAATTTAAGCAGTCATTAAATACGAATTTAATTCAAGTTTTCGAGCTGGTTCATTACGCTTTTCCTCATCTTGAAAAATCTAGAGGCAATATTGTTAATATTGGTTCCAAAGTGGCTGAGACTGGCCAAGGTAATGCGACGGGTTATGCCGCCGCCAAAGGTGCAGTCAATGCCCTTACTAGAGAGTGGGCACTGGAGTTTAGAATGAAGGGAATTAGAGTTAATTCAATTATTCCTGCTGAATGCATGACTCCACTTTATCGCAGCTGCCTAGATAGACTTCCCAATCCAGAAGAAGAGGAGCGCCGTATTACGAGTATGATTCCTCTCGGTGAAAGAATGACTACGGCAGAGGAATTAGCTGACCTTACTGTATTTATTGCCTCAAGTCGCTCGTCTCATACCACAGGGCAAATTATCTATGCCGATGGCGGTTATACCCACTTAGATCGCAAGTGTACTGTTAAAGATTGA